One window of Corallococcus caeni genomic DNA carries:
- a CDS encoding MaoC family dehydratase: protein MSAPILDLHALPSMPATLLRAALPFGKSRGGTALPDLTLRAHGCRASPVLLERYRAACGFDADGFLPLTYPQVLATPLHLRLLGLPDFPYSALGIVHVRNHLQQHRRLPDTAALTVACRFDGQREVPAGHEFDIQTRVEAQDSGELLWEAVSTMLRRHAPRKDRDGTRKAPPPEDTRFASSRPASWSIPADTGRRYARASGDFNPIHLTAVTAKPFGFPRAIAHGMWTLARCVAELGEAAQADALRLDCDFKKPLLLPSRVTFQTARESAGVAFRVLSEEGKPHLVGRLG from the coding sequence TCGACCTGCACGCGCTCCCGTCGATGCCCGCCACGCTCCTGCGCGCGGCGCTGCCCTTCGGGAAGTCCCGGGGCGGCACCGCGCTGCCGGACCTGACGCTGCGGGCGCACGGCTGCCGTGCCTCGCCCGTGCTGCTGGAGCGCTACCGCGCCGCGTGCGGCTTCGACGCCGACGGCTTCCTGCCGCTCACGTATCCGCAGGTGCTCGCGACGCCGCTGCACCTGCGGCTCCTGGGCCTGCCCGACTTCCCGTACTCCGCGCTGGGCATCGTGCACGTGCGCAACCACCTCCAGCAGCACCGCCGCCTGCCGGACACCGCCGCGCTCACCGTGGCCTGCCGCTTCGACGGCCAGCGTGAGGTGCCCGCCGGCCACGAGTTCGACATCCAGACGCGCGTGGAGGCCCAGGACTCGGGCGAGCTGCTGTGGGAGGCCGTCAGCACCATGCTGCGCCGCCACGCCCCCCGGAAGGACAGGGACGGCACGCGCAAGGCCCCGCCTCCCGAGGACACCCGCTTCGCGTCCAGCCGCCCCGCGTCCTGGAGCATCCCCGCCGACACCGGGCGCCGCTACGCGCGGGCCTCCGGCGACTTCAACCCCATCCACCTCACCGCCGTCACCGCGAAGCCCTTCGGCTTCCCGCGCGCCATCGCGCACGGCATGTGGACGCTCGCGAGGTGCGTGGCGGAGCTGGGGGAGGCGGCCCAGGCGGACGCGCTGCGCCTGGACTGCGACTTCAAGAAGCCCCTGCTGCTGCCCTCCCGGGTGACGTTCCAGACGGCTCGCGAGTCCGCGGGCGTGGCGTTCCGGGTGCTGTCGGAGGAGGGGAAGCCGCACCTCGTGGGGCGGCTGGGCTAG
- a CDS encoding helix-turn-helix domain-containing protein, whose protein sequence is MPGTRGHPTRPRPGGRGPGPWRRGSARAGGSLDPGGSGLLGTSRPGEALPGRAAVHEGGVWDSSDERAGWRHARGMTQSRRERAEALGAALKAARQQAGLSMEEVAEHLELGVEVLARVERGVMVPTIPTLSRLCALMKLDPDSLPDLPELSD, encoded by the coding sequence ATGCCCGGGACGCGTGGCCACCCCACCCGGCCCCGTCCCGGAGGCCGCGGTCCGGGGCCGTGGCGCCGGGGATCAGCAAGGGCTGGCGGAAGCCTGGACCCCGGGGGGAGCGGGCTGTTGGGGACTTCACGTCCCGGGGAGGCGCTCCCCGGCCGGGCCGCCGTCCACGAGGGGGGCGTGTGGGATTCAAGTGACGAGAGGGCCGGATGGCGCCATGCTCGGGGGATGACACAGAGTCGGAGAGAGCGGGCCGAAGCGCTTGGCGCCGCGCTGAAGGCAGCGCGGCAGCAGGCGGGGCTCTCCATGGAGGAAGTCGCGGAGCATCTGGAACTGGGCGTGGAAGTCCTGGCCCGCGTCGAGCGAGGGGTGATGGTCCCCACCATCCCCACGCTGAGCCGGCTGTGCGCCCTGATGAAGCTGGACCCGGACAGCCTGCCGGACCTCCCGGAGCTGAGTGACTGA
- a CDS encoding (deoxy)nucleoside triphosphate pyrophosphohydrolase has product MTRRHVRVVGAMLQNEMGRYLITQRPPTASLPLLWEFPGGRVEEGEHDAVALARELQEEMGVRIEVLEQVMHTHHEYPTYDIDFRVFRCRLSDPDAEIHHLRVHDHRWVALEEMGQYRFPDADAKTLARLLDLDH; this is encoded by the coding sequence ATGACCCGTCGTCACGTGCGCGTCGTCGGCGCGATGCTCCAGAACGAGATGGGTCGCTACCTCATCACCCAGCGTCCTCCCACCGCGTCGCTGCCCCTGCTGTGGGAGTTCCCGGGCGGCCGGGTGGAGGAGGGGGAGCACGACGCGGTGGCGCTCGCCCGCGAGCTCCAGGAGGAGATGGGGGTCCGCATCGAGGTGCTCGAGCAGGTCATGCACACGCACCACGAGTACCCGACCTACGACATCGACTTCCGCGTGTTCCGCTGCCGCCTGAGCGACCCGGACGCGGAGATCCACCACCTGCGCGTGCATGACCACCGCTGGGTGGCGCTGGAGGAGATGGGCCAGTACCGCTTCCCCGATGCGGACGCCAAGACGCTGGCCCGGCTGCTGGACCTGGATCACTGA